A stretch of the Serratia marcescens genome encodes the following:
- a CDS encoding LysE family translocator, producing the protein MNIYLSMAAFALAASITPGPVNIVALSAGAQFGFGATQRHVFGATLGFTLLLVLLGLGMHQLLILWPALTRLIQWAGVAFLLFMAYRLAFDDGRLGNGAARAPSCWYGALMQWLNPKAWLASVASFGAFVGDGDMLLLWQFAGLYFVICYASVACWAYVGAMLHGLLRQARNVRRFNRAMALLLAASACYLLAEGF; encoded by the coding sequence ATGAACATCTACCTTTCCATGGCCGCGTTTGCGCTGGCGGCCTCCATCACTCCCGGCCCGGTCAACATCGTCGCCTTGAGCGCCGGGGCGCAATTCGGCTTTGGCGCGACCCAGCGCCACGTGTTCGGCGCCACGCTGGGATTTACCCTGTTGCTGGTGCTGCTGGGATTGGGCATGCACCAGCTGCTGATCCTGTGGCCGGCATTGACCCGCTTGATTCAGTGGGCCGGCGTGGCCTTCCTGCTGTTTATGGCCTACCGGCTGGCGTTTGACGACGGCAGATTGGGCAACGGCGCGGCGCGGGCGCCTTCCTGTTGGTACGGCGCGCTGATGCAATGGCTGAACCCCAAGGCGTGGCTGGCGTCGGTAGCCAGCTTCGGCGCCTTTGTCGGCGACGGCGATATGCTGTTGCTGTGGCAGTTCGCCGGGCTCTACTTCGTGATTTGCTATGCCTCGGTGGCCTGCTGGGCCTATGTCGGCGCGATGCTGCATGGCCTGCTCAGGCAGGCGCGCAACGTGCGGCGTTTCAACCGGGCGATGGCGCTGCTGTTGGCGGCCAGCGCCTGCTATCTGCTGGCGGAAGGTTTTTGA
- a CDS encoding helix-turn-helix transcriptional regulator has translation MSEKTPQFWRDPQLPFVEARAIADGRQVCYSLHSHEFFSIGAITGGVSTYVNSERRMQVSAGDLVVINPQQAHACNPIADRRWSYIMFYLDLAWLGALQQELLGGDGDRFVPFSQPLSRDPALFHGLNRLYALLTDPLCCALEKQIAMVEYFSALQLGLGDVRQPETPSHTRLEAAAAFIDAHCTRPLTLDDICRAAALSPSYLIRAFRQRYGMTPHAYLVNRRVQHGHRLLKSGLPIAAAASESGFADQAHFQRTFKQLLAATPGQYQKPSASR, from the coding sequence ATGAGTGAAAAAACGCCGCAGTTCTGGCGCGATCCGCAGTTGCCGTTCGTCGAAGCCCGCGCCATCGCGGATGGCCGCCAGGTGTGTTACAGCCTGCACAGCCACGAATTCTTTTCCATCGGCGCCATCACCGGCGGCGTCAGCACCTATGTCAACAGCGAGCGGCGCATGCAGGTCAGCGCCGGCGATTTGGTTGTCATCAACCCGCAGCAGGCGCATGCCTGCAACCCCATTGCCGATCGCCGTTGGTCGTACATCATGTTCTATCTCGATCTCGCCTGGCTCGGCGCGCTGCAGCAGGAGCTGCTCGGCGGCGACGGCGACCGTTTTGTTCCGTTCAGCCAGCCGCTCAGCCGCGATCCGGCGCTGTTCCACGGCCTGAACCGGCTTTATGCGCTGCTGACGGATCCGCTGTGCTGCGCGCTGGAAAAACAGATCGCCATGGTGGAGTATTTCAGCGCCCTGCAGCTCGGGCTGGGCGATGTCCGCCAGCCGGAGACACCGTCGCATACCCGACTGGAAGCGGCGGCGGCGTTTATCGACGCGCACTGCACCCGGCCGCTGACGCTGGACGACATTTGCCGCGCCGCCGCGCTGTCCCCTTCTTACCTGATCCGCGCCTTCCGCCAGCGCTACGGCATGACGCCGCACGCCTATCTGGTCAACCGTCGCGTGCAGCACGGCCATCGGCTGTTGAAGAGCGGCCTGCCGATCGCCGCAGCCGCCAGCGAAAGCGGCTTTGCCGATCAGGCGCACTTCCAGCGCACCTTCAAGCAGCTGCTGGCCGCCACGCCGGGGCAGTATCAAAAACCTTCCGCCAGCAGATAG
- a CDS encoding DUF7661 family protein — protein sequence MMIFNVFGRLLGVKRIGDEWRLFRVTLPERKYAPSHDIVLPADLREEEIAGYLGDIYHEAATPQRPDVFRVE from the coding sequence ATGATGATTTTTAACGTGTTCGGCCGTCTGCTGGGCGTGAAGCGCATCGGGGACGAATGGCGGCTGTTCCGCGTGACGTTGCCGGAGCGCAAATATGCCCCCAGTCACGATATCGTGCTGCCGGCCGATCTGCGCGAAGAGGAGATCGCCGGCTATCTGGGGGATATCTATCACGAGGCGGCGACGCCGCAGCGGCCGGACGTGTTTCGCGTCGAATAG
- a CDS encoding PA4780 family RIO1-like protein kinase, which yields MKIPKRLQPLVDDGLIDDVIRRLKSGKEADVFIVRCGDEIRCAKVYKEAEKRNFKQAVHYQEGRKVRNSRDARAMSKGSKFGRQQQEEAWQNTEVDALYLLAKAGVRVPQPDICLDGVLLMELITDEEGLVAPRLSDVILTPEQARADHALMMNYAVRMLCAGLVHGDLSEFNVLMDKDGPVIIDLPQVVDAAANNHAKSMFERDIGNLAEYYGQFAPELRDSQYAKEIWALYQEGNLTPDSTLSGRFSEIQKRADVGSVLEEIQAAGEEHQRRMMARNAEE from the coding sequence ATGAAAATTCCAAAACGACTCCAGCCGCTGGTTGATGACGGGTTAATCGACGACGTCATCCGCCGGTTGAAAAGCGGCAAAGAAGCCGACGTGTTTATCGTGCGCTGCGGCGATGAGATCCGCTGCGCCAAAGTGTACAAAGAGGCCGAGAAGCGCAACTTCAAGCAGGCCGTTCACTATCAGGAAGGGCGCAAGGTGCGCAACAGCCGCGACGCGCGCGCCATGAGCAAAGGCTCCAAATTCGGCCGCCAGCAGCAGGAAGAAGCCTGGCAAAACACCGAAGTGGACGCACTGTATCTGCTGGCCAAGGCCGGGGTGCGGGTGCCGCAGCCGGACATCTGCCTGGACGGCGTGCTGCTGATGGAGCTGATCACCGACGAAGAAGGCCTGGTGGCGCCGCGCCTGAGCGATGTCATCCTGACGCCGGAACAGGCGCGCGCCGATCACGCCCTGATGATGAACTACGCGGTGCGCATGCTGTGCGCCGGGCTGGTGCATGGCGACCTGTCGGAATTCAACGTGCTGATGGATAAAGACGGGCCGGTGATCATCGATCTGCCGCAGGTGGTGGACGCCGCCGCCAACAACCACGCCAAAAGCATGTTCGAGCGCGATATCGGCAATCTGGCCGAGTATTACGGCCAGTTCGCGCCGGAGCTGCGCGACAGCCAATACGCCAAAGAGATTTGGGCGCTGTATCAGGAAGGCAACCTGACACCGGACAGCACTCTCAGCGGCCGGTTCAGCGAAATCCAGAAACGCGCCGACGTCGGATCGGTGCTGGAAGAGATCCAGGCCGCCGGCGAGGAACACCAGCGCCGCATGATGGCGCGCAACGCGGAAGAGTAA
- the amyA gene encoding alpha-amylase → MTKKTTLLQFFHWYYPDGGKLWQEAAERAPHLAELGITDLWLPPACKGASGGYSVGYDTYDLFDLGEFDQKGSVATKYGDKAALEHAANTLREHGVGVLYDVVFNHKLGADEKEQVHVFKVDANNRNDIDDQGFDALAYTRFTFPGRQGVHSEFIWDYTCFSGVDYVEQPDDKGVFKIANDYGDDGWNDQVDDEKGNYDYLMGADVEFRNAAVTEELKYWARWLLESLPCDGFRLDAAKHIPAWFFKEWADHVRGSAQRDLFIVAEYWSHDLGALQQYIELVDGKVMLFDVALHLKFHQASKQGDGFDMAQIFTDTLTAADPAHAVTLVANHDTQPLQSLEAPVEPWFKPLAYALILLREQGVPCVFYPDLYGASYRDKGRDGGEYQIDMPAIPELEKLIAARQRFANGPQTDYFDDSHCVAFSRAGTAEAPGCVVVLTNGGESGKTVALGADLAHTAWRDFLGNRQEEITTDDQGSAHFPVNAGSVSVWVPAASL, encoded by the coding sequence ATGACGAAAAAAACCACCCTGCTGCAATTCTTTCACTGGTACTACCCCGACGGCGGCAAACTGTGGCAGGAGGCCGCCGAGCGCGCCCCGCACCTGGCCGAACTGGGCATCACCGACCTGTGGCTGCCGCCCGCCTGCAAGGGCGCTTCCGGCGGCTACTCCGTCGGCTACGATACATACGATCTGTTCGATCTCGGCGAATTTGACCAGAAAGGCAGCGTGGCCACCAAATACGGCGACAAGGCGGCGCTCGAACACGCCGCCAATACGCTGCGCGAACACGGCGTGGGGGTGCTCTACGACGTGGTGTTCAACCACAAGCTCGGCGCGGACGAGAAAGAACAGGTACACGTGTTCAAGGTGGACGCCAACAACCGCAACGACATCGACGACCAGGGCTTCGACGCGCTGGCCTACACCCGCTTCACCTTTCCCGGCCGCCAGGGCGTGCATTCCGAGTTTATCTGGGATTACACATGCTTCAGCGGCGTCGATTACGTTGAGCAGCCGGACGACAAAGGGGTGTTCAAAATCGCCAACGACTATGGCGACGACGGCTGGAACGATCAGGTCGACGACGAAAAAGGCAACTACGACTATCTGATGGGGGCCGACGTGGAGTTCCGCAATGCCGCCGTGACGGAGGAGCTCAAATACTGGGCGCGCTGGCTGTTGGAAAGCCTGCCGTGCGACGGCTTCCGCCTGGACGCCGCCAAACACATTCCCGCCTGGTTCTTCAAAGAGTGGGCGGATCACGTGCGCGGCAGCGCACAGCGCGACCTGTTTATCGTCGCCGAATACTGGTCGCACGATCTCGGTGCGCTGCAACAATACATCGAGTTGGTGGACGGCAAGGTGATGCTGTTCGACGTGGCGCTGCACCTGAAGTTTCATCAGGCGTCGAAACAGGGAGACGGCTTCGACATGGCGCAGATCTTCACCGATACCCTGACCGCCGCCGATCCGGCCCACGCGGTAACGCTGGTCGCCAACCACGACACCCAGCCGTTGCAGTCGCTGGAAGCGCCGGTGGAACCCTGGTTCAAACCGCTGGCCTACGCGCTGATCCTGCTGCGCGAACAGGGCGTGCCCTGCGTGTTTTACCCCGACCTGTATGGCGCCAGCTACCGCGACAAGGGGCGCGACGGCGGCGAGTACCAGATTGATATGCCGGCGATCCCGGAGCTGGAGAAGCTGATTGCCGCCCGCCAGCGTTTCGCCAACGGCCCGCAAACCGACTACTTCGACGACAGCCACTGCGTTGCCTTCAGCCGCGCCGGCACCGCCGAGGCCCCCGGCTGCGTGGTGGTGCTGACCAACGGCGGCGAGAGCGGCAAGACCGTCGCACTGGGCGCCGATTTGGCGCACACCGCCTGGCGCGATTTCCTCGGCAACCGTCAGGAGGAAATCACCACCGACGACCAGGGCAGTGCCCATTTCCCGGTCAACGCCGGCAGCGTCAGCGTTTGGGTGCCGGCCGCCAGCCTGTGA
- a CDS encoding bifunctional helix-turn-helix transcriptional regulator/GNAT family N-acetyltransferase, whose protein sequence is MARSLVREFGMLNKQSNGSRFSPLQIHLMIEVSEQPLGVTELAARLCIDKASASRALRSLVAAGVIETVDHPDDKRHNLHRLSKNGGKALAGIESDADGFMQAALAQLDDDELASTTAAMKKMTAALRSARKQRDANLRVRPIAARDDAAMAAIIRDVFREYGMDKMEGVSLHDPDLDRLTGLYRDNGGHYWVLERDGQVVGGVGMAPLAGEEPGYCELQKLFFKPGARGLGMARYMVVQALKAARAAGYRYCYLETTEQLKEAIGLYYALGFTLLTERRGNTGHHGCNVCMLKNLKNGDM, encoded by the coding sequence TTGGCGCGCAGTTTGGTCAGAGAATTCGGCATGTTGAACAAGCAGAGCAACGGCTCGCGCTTTTCGCCGCTGCAGATCCATCTGATGATCGAAGTCAGCGAGCAGCCGCTGGGCGTCACCGAGCTGGCGGCCCGGCTTTGCATCGACAAGGCCAGCGCCAGCCGGGCGCTGCGCAGCCTGGTCGCCGCCGGCGTGATAGAAACGGTGGATCATCCGGATGACAAGCGGCACAACCTGCATCGGCTGAGTAAAAACGGCGGCAAGGCGCTGGCCGGCATCGAGAGCGACGCCGACGGTTTTATGCAGGCGGCGCTGGCGCAGTTGGACGACGATGAGCTGGCGAGCACCACCGCGGCGATGAAAAAGATGACCGCGGCGCTGCGCAGCGCACGCAAACAGCGCGACGCCAACCTGCGGGTGCGGCCGATCGCCGCGCGCGACGATGCGGCGATGGCGGCGATCATTCGCGACGTGTTTCGTGAGTACGGCATGGACAAGATGGAAGGCGTCAGCCTGCACGATCCGGATCTCGATCGGCTGACCGGCCTGTATCGCGACAACGGCGGCCACTACTGGGTGCTGGAGCGGGACGGGCAGGTGGTGGGGGGCGTCGGCATGGCGCCGTTGGCGGGCGAAGAGCCCGGCTATTGCGAGCTGCAGAAGCTGTTCTTCAAACCCGGCGCGCGTGGGCTGGGTATGGCGCGCTATATGGTGGTGCAGGCGCTGAAGGCGGCGCGGGCGGCGGGGTATCGCTACTGCTACCTGGAAACCACCGAACAGTTGAAAGAGGCGATCGGGTTGTACTACGCGCTGGGATTCACGCTGCTGACGGAACGGCGCGGCAACACCGGCCATCACGGTTGCAACGTGTGCATGCTGAAAAATCTGAAGAACGGCGATATGTGA
- a CDS encoding SLC13 family permease, with translation MLGDPMALSALVTLVVIALWASARLPEYLVALLFFAAVMVLQLAPAAVTFSGFASSAFWLVLSGFVLGTAIRSTGLADRLANRLLPHLAGSWLRLVGGVVAISYALAFVMPSNMGRITLLMPIVMALADRAGLVEGSRGRIGLALAVGFGTFQLSASILPANVPNLVMSGAAESAYGSHFAYLSYLLLHAPVLGIAKGALLTLCICGLFRARPQPVAAEAAQTPLSAAEWRLIALLGATVLLWMTDSWHGIAPAWIGLAAACFCLLPRIGFLNGEQFAAGVNVRTCIYVAGILGLTALVSHSGLGDRLGGALLAMMPDLHGKPFTAFGSLVGITALLNFVVTANGVPALFTPLAQALSAGSGLPLLTVLMTQVIGYATPLLPYQASPIVVAMGMGKVPAREGLKLCLLLAALSFALLVPLDYLWFRLLGWIP, from the coding sequence ATGCTAGGGGATCCGATGGCGCTGTCCGCGCTGGTCACGCTGGTGGTCATCGCGCTATGGGCCAGCGCCCGCTTGCCGGAGTATTTGGTCGCGCTGCTGTTCTTCGCGGCGGTGATGGTGTTGCAGCTGGCGCCTGCCGCGGTGACCTTTTCCGGTTTCGCGTCTTCCGCATTCTGGCTGGTGCTCAGCGGTTTTGTGCTGGGCACCGCCATCCGCAGCACCGGTTTGGCGGATCGCCTGGCCAACCGGCTCTTGCCGCACCTGGCCGGCTCCTGGCTCCGCCTGGTGGGCGGGGTGGTGGCGATAAGCTACGCGCTGGCGTTTGTCATGCCTTCCAACATGGGGCGCATTACGCTGCTGATGCCGATCGTCATGGCGTTGGCCGATCGCGCCGGTTTGGTGGAGGGCTCGCGCGGCCGCATCGGTTTGGCGCTGGCGGTGGGGTTCGGCACCTTCCAGCTCTCCGCCAGCATCCTGCCGGCCAACGTGCCCAATCTGGTGATGAGCGGCGCGGCGGAAAGCGCCTACGGCAGCCACTTCGCTTATCTTTCCTACCTGCTGTTGCACGCCCCGGTGCTCGGGATCGCCAAAGGCGCGCTGCTGACGCTGTGCATCTGCGGCCTGTTCCGTGCGCGGCCGCAGCCGGTGGCGGCCGAGGCGGCGCAAACCCCGCTCAGCGCCGCCGAATGGCGGCTGATCGCACTGTTGGGTGCCACGGTGTTGCTGTGGATGACCGACAGCTGGCACGGCATCGCCCCCGCCTGGATCGGGTTGGCGGCGGCCTGCTTCTGCCTGTTGCCACGTATCGGGTTTCTCAACGGCGAGCAGTTCGCCGCCGGGGTTAACGTGCGCACCTGCATCTACGTGGCGGGGATCCTGGGGCTGACCGCGCTGGTCAGCCACTCGGGGCTTGGCGATCGGCTGGGCGGTGCGCTGCTGGCGATGATGCCGGATCTGCACGGCAAACCGTTCACCGCATTCGGTTCGCTGGTGGGGATCACCGCGTTGCTGAATTTCGTGGTGACCGCCAACGGCGTGCCGGCGCTGTTTACCCCGCTGGCGCAGGCGCTGTCCGCGGGCAGCGGTCTGCCGCTGCTGACGGTGTTGATGACCCAGGTGATCGGTTACGCCACGCCGCTGCTGCCGTATCAGGCCTCGCCGATCGTGGTGGCGATGGGGATGGGCAAAGTGCCGGCGCGCGAAGGGCTAAAGCTGTGCCTGCTGTTGGCCGCGCTCAGTTTTGCGCTGCTGGTGCCGTTGGATTATCTGTGGTTCAGGCTGCTGGGGTGGATCCCGTAA
- the dapF gene encoding diaminopimelate epimerase — MTPLLFHKYHGLGNDYLVCHRSVADRLSQEQIRLLCHPHYGIGSDGLLIDSGDAVNPTLRIINPDGSEAEKSGNGLRIYARYLFDSERVGHQPFLVHTAGGDVRCQVAEDAHQITVEMGRANFSPAALPALIDLPEALNYPLPLMEETLSVSLVSMGNPHCVVPVEKLDLAQVHRLGPQIERHPLFPKRTNVQLVEVVDRQTLRIGIWERGAGFTLASGSSSCAAASVMRKLGQVDDRVSVRMPGGELQIAFSGDFQVSMRGPVHKIATLTLDEDCFAGGAGLFTGSTPAA, encoded by the coding sequence ATGACTCCCCTGCTGTTTCACAAATATCACGGCCTGGGTAACGACTACCTGGTTTGCCACCGTTCGGTCGCCGATCGTCTGAGCCAGGAACAGATCCGCCTGCTGTGCCACCCGCATTACGGCATCGGTTCCGACGGCCTGCTGATCGACAGCGGCGACGCCGTCAATCCCACCCTGCGCATCATCAACCCGGACGGCTCCGAAGCGGAGAAAAGCGGCAACGGCCTGCGTATCTACGCGCGGTATCTGTTCGACAGCGAGCGCGTGGGGCATCAGCCGTTTCTGGTGCATACCGCCGGCGGCGACGTGCGTTGCCAGGTGGCGGAAGACGCGCATCAGATAACCGTGGAGATGGGGCGCGCCAATTTCAGCCCGGCGGCGCTGCCGGCCTTGATCGATCTGCCGGAGGCACTGAACTATCCGCTGCCCCTGATGGAGGAGACGTTAAGCGTTTCGCTGGTGTCGATGGGCAACCCGCACTGCGTGGTGCCGGTGGAAAAACTGGATCTGGCGCAGGTGCATCGGCTCGGACCGCAGATTGAACGCCATCCGCTGTTCCCGAAACGCACCAATGTACAACTGGTGGAAGTGGTCGATCGCCAGACGCTGCGCATCGGCATCTGGGAGCGCGGCGCCGGTTTTACCCTCGCCTCCGGCAGCAGCAGCTGCGCCGCCGCCAGCGTGATGCGCAAGTTGGGACAAGTCGACGATCGGGTTAGCGTGCGGATGCCGGGCGGCGAACTGCAAATCGCCTTCAGCGGCGATTTTCAGGTCAGCATGCGCGGACCGGTGCATAAAATCGCCACCCTGACGCTGGACGAAGATTGTTTTGCCGGCGGCGCGGGGCTGTTTACGGGATCCACCCCAGCAGCCTGA
- the bhsA gene encoding multiple stress resistance protein BhsA, whose protein sequence is MKNLKMTIAAIALASVSFGSFAAELVNAQPADLQKAGVVTVSGASDLSSLENKLAAKADAAGAKSFQIIATTGDNKLHGTAIIYN, encoded by the coding sequence ATGAAAAACCTGAAAATGACCATCGCCGCCATCGCACTGGCTTCCGTCTCCTTCGGCAGCTTCGCCGCCGAACTGGTCAACGCTCAACCGGCCGATCTGCAAAAAGCCGGCGTCGTCACCGTCAGCGGTGCTTCCGACCTGAGCAGCCTGGAAAACAAACTGGCGGCCAAAGCCGACGCAGCCGGCGCCAAATCCTTCCAGATCATCGCAACCACCGGCGACAACAAATTGCACGGTACCGCGATCATCTACAATTAA
- the bhsA gene encoding multiple stress resistance protein BhsA: MKNLKLTLAALTLASVSFGSFAADLVQNQPADQQKVGVITVSGASDLTSLESSLAAKADQAGAKSFRIIGAGGNNQLHGTAEIYQ; this comes from the coding sequence ATGAAAAACTTAAAATTAACCTTAGCAGCTCTCACTCTGGCCAGCGTTTCCTTCGGCAGCTTCGCCGCTGATTTGGTCCAGAACCAACCGGCAGACCAGCAGAAAGTGGGCGTCATCACCGTCAGCGGCGCATCCGATCTGACCTCGCTGGAAAGCAGCCTGGCCGCCAAAGCCGATCAGGCCGGTGCCAAATCCTTCCGCATCATCGGCGCCGGCGGTAACAACCAACTGCATGGCACCGCAGAAATCTATCAATAA
- a CDS encoding TetR/AcrR family transcriptional regulator, translated as MGINEAVCGKKSRGRPKQFDRDRALESALDLFWRHGYEATSLADLVEVTGAKAPTLYAEFGNKEGMFRAAVERYLQKYTTCTNQLLEQDLPVAEIVEAYVRSSVEVFTDPDTPSGCFMVCASAALSSASDDVAQMLRRKHHAQEAALKACFDRKVQQGELLAKTDTVLLAKYVICTIEGMSVQAREGASRSDLLRLLEALMLVWPRLSQIGNKV; from the coding sequence ATGGGCATCAATGAAGCGGTCTGCGGCAAAAAAAGCCGCGGCAGACCGAAACAATTTGATCGCGATCGGGCGTTGGAAAGCGCGCTCGATCTGTTCTGGCGGCACGGCTATGAAGCCACCTCGCTGGCCGATCTGGTGGAAGTGACCGGCGCCAAGGCGCCGACGCTGTATGCGGAGTTCGGCAACAAGGAAGGGATGTTCCGCGCGGCGGTGGAACGCTATCTGCAAAAATACACCACCTGCACCAACCAACTGTTGGAGCAGGATCTGCCGGTGGCCGAGATCGTCGAAGCCTACGTGCGCTCTTCCGTCGAAGTGTTTACCGATCCCGATACGCCGTCAGGCTGTTTCATGGTGTGCGCCTCGGCCGCGCTGTCGTCGGCGTCCGATGACGTCGCCCAGATGCTGCGCAGGAAGCATCATGCGCAGGAAGCGGCGCTGAAAGCCTGCTTCGATCGCAAGGTGCAGCAGGGCGAACTGCTGGCGAAAACCGACACCGTACTGCTGGCGAAATACGTGATTTGCACCATTGAAGGCATGTCGGTGCAGGCGCGCGAAGGGGCAAGCCGGAGCGATCTGCTGCGGTTGCTGGAGGCGTTGATGCTGGTGTGGCCGCGGCTCAGCCAGATTGGCAATAAGGTGTAA
- a CDS encoding MetQ/NlpA family ABC transporter substrate-binding protein, giving the protein MKKHLLMLAFASVATLASYGAAAATKLVVGASNVPHAEILEQAKPILAKEGIDLQIKRFQDYILPNTALASHDIDANYFQHVPYLNSVLKDHADDKSYDFVSAGAIHIEPIGIYSKKYKSLKDLPENGKIIMRDAVAEEGRILSIFEREGVIKLKPGVSKVDARITDVVENPKHLKFQANVEGALLPQMYNNDEGDAVVINANYAIDAGLNPTKDPIAVESGENNPYANIITVHKADVNKPEIVALVKVLHSKPIQDFIREKYQGAVIPVNQ; this is encoded by the coding sequence ATGAAAAAGCACCTACTGATGTTGGCTTTCGCCTCTGTCGCCACCCTCGCCTCTTACGGCGCCGCCGCCGCGACCAAGCTGGTGGTCGGCGCCTCCAACGTGCCGCACGCCGAGATCCTCGAACAGGCCAAACCGATACTGGCGAAGGAAGGCATCGATCTGCAGATCAAGCGCTTTCAGGACTACATCCTGCCGAACACCGCGCTGGCCAGCCACGACATCGACGCCAACTACTTCCAGCACGTGCCTTACCTGAACTCGGTGCTGAAAGACCACGCCGACGACAAGAGCTACGACTTCGTCAGCGCCGGCGCGATCCATATTGAGCCCATCGGCATCTACTCGAAGAAGTACAAGAGCCTGAAAGATCTGCCGGAAAACGGCAAAATCATCATGCGCGACGCGGTGGCGGAAGAAGGCCGCATCCTGTCTATTTTTGAACGGGAAGGGGTGATCAAGCTGAAACCGGGGGTGAGCAAGGTGGACGCGCGCATCACCGACGTGGTGGAAAACCCGAAACACCTGAAGTTCCAGGCCAACGTTGAGGGCGCGCTGCTGCCGCAAATGTACAACAACGACGAAGGCGACGCGGTAGTGATCAACGCCAACTACGCCATCGACGCCGGGCTGAATCCGACCAAAGATCCGATCGCGGTCGAAAGCGGCGAAAACAACCCATACGCCAACATCATCACCGTGCACAAGGCCGACGTGAACAAGCCGGAGATTGTGGCGCTGGTGAAGGTGCTGCACTCCAAGCCGATTCAGGACTTTATCCGCGAGAAATACCAGGGCGCGGTGATCCCGGTCAATCAGTAA
- a CDS encoding methionine ABC transporter permease, translating to MIESLFPHLRLDQLWDATWETLYMTGIAGLATLVLGIVLGVLLFLTSKGQLWQNRAVYSLISVLVNVFRSIPFIILIVLLIPFTKSLIGTILGADAALPALIVGAAPFYARLVEIALREVDKGVIEAARSMGAKNRTLIFRVLLPESSPALVSGITVTLIALVSYTAMAGVIGAGGLGNLAYLEGFQRNHSDVTLVATLTILLIVFVIQFIGDTLTRTLDKR from the coding sequence ATGATTGAATCCCTGTTCCCCCACCTGCGTCTGGATCAACTGTGGGACGCCACCTGGGAAACGCTTTACATGACCGGCATCGCCGGTTTGGCCACGCTGGTGCTGGGCATCGTGCTCGGCGTGCTGCTGTTTTTAACCTCGAAGGGCCAGCTGTGGCAGAACCGGGCGGTCTACTCGCTGATCTCCGTGTTGGTCAACGTCTTCCGCTCCATTCCGTTCATCATTCTTATCGTGCTGCTGATTCCGTTCACCAAGTCGCTGATCGGCACCATTCTCGGCGCGGACGCGGCCCTGCCGGCGCTGATCGTCGGCGCGGCGCCGTTCTACGCCCGGCTGGTGGAGATCGCGTTGCGCGAGGTCGACAAAGGGGTGATCGAAGCGGCGCGCTCGATGGGCGCCAAAAACCGCACCCTGATTTTCCGCGTATTGCTGCCGGAGAGCTCGCCGGCGCTGGTTTCCGGCATCACCGTCACCCTGATCGCGCTGGTGAGCTACACCGCGATGGCCGGGGTGATCGGCGCCGGTGGCCTGGGCAACCTGGCCTATCTGGAGGGGTTCCAACGCAACCACAGTGACGTGACGCTGGTGGCGACGCTGACGATTCTGCTGATCGTTTTCGTCATTCAGTTCATTGGCGACACCCTGACAAGAACGCTCGATAAACGTTAA